A window of Natranaerovirga pectinivora contains these coding sequences:
- a CDS encoding pyridoxal phosphate-dependent aminotransferase produces the protein MGLVIEAKNNRQNNNKMNIHGGVINEKILDFSVNINPIPLSPSVKEALVEGINEINKYPEIIGESSIKFLGDYYNTSSKRIIIGNGAMELIYLFARAFKPKEVMIISPTFNEYERAFKLNGAKIYHYVLERENQFKLNVEDFLRTIVKKKPECVVICNPNNPTGQIIDKETIKRIATQLKSWDGMLMLDESFIDISFGASCYNIKPQNIMVIQSLTKYYSIPGLRLGIGFASPSIIEKLYTYKEPWTINTLALAALNPLLEDSERKEKTIQWLLDEKYYIETNLMKFHYLNFYSSNTNFILIKLEDSRLPKWLLKGDNPIKVRTCEDFIGLGKNFIRIAIKDHNDNRRLIHKMREYK, from the coding sequence ATGGGACTTGTAATAGAAGCTAAAAACAATAGACAGAACAACAATAAAATGAATATACATGGTGGTGTCATCAACGAAAAAATACTAGATTTTAGTGTGAATATTAATCCTATTCCTCTATCCCCTTCAGTAAAAGAAGCTTTAGTGGAAGGGATTAATGAGATCAATAAATATCCTGAGATTATAGGAGAGTCTTCAATTAAATTCCTAGGGGATTATTATAATACTTCAAGCAAACGGATTATTATAGGCAATGGGGCAATGGAATTAATTTATTTATTTGCTAGAGCCTTTAAACCAAAAGAAGTCATGATTATATCTCCAACCTTTAATGAATACGAACGAGCCTTTAAGCTAAATGGTGCTAAGATATACCATTATGTCTTAGAAAGGGAGAATCAGTTTAAACTGAATGTAGAAGATTTTTTACGAACTATAGTAAAAAAGAAACCAGAATGTGTGGTTATATGTAATCCAAACAATCCTACAGGACAAATTATAGATAAAGAAACCATTAAAAGAATCGCAACCCAATTAAAGTCTTGGGACGGTATGCTTATGTTGGATGAATCTTTTATTGACATTTCATTTGGAGCAAGCTGTTACAATATAAAACCTCAAAATATAATGGTCATTCAATCTTTAACAAAATATTATAGTATACCAGGTTTAAGGCTAGGCATTGGATTTGCCAGCCCAAGTATAATAGAAAAACTATATACCTATAAAGAACCTTGGACGATTAATACTTTGGCCCTTGCTGCTTTAAATCCTTTACTAGAAGACAGTGAGAGAAAAGAAAAGACCATACAATGGTTATTAGACGAAAAATACTATATAGAAACCAATTTAATGAAGTTTCATTACTTGAATTTTTACTCATCTAATACCAATTTCATTCTCATAAAACTAGAAGATTCTAGATTGCCAAAATGGCTATTAAAAGGAGATAATCCAATCAAAGTAAGAACATGTGAAGATTTTATTGGATTAGGAAAAAACTTTATACGCATAGCCATAAAAGATCATAATGACAATAGACGATTGATTCATAAAATGAGAGAATACAAGTAA